From the genome of Miscanthus floridulus cultivar M001 chromosome 10, ASM1932011v1, whole genome shotgun sequence, one region includes:
- the LOC136487466 gene encoding probable LRR receptor-like serine/threonine-protein kinase At1g67720 isoform X1 yields MASGFSAAAAALLLHLHFHLLLLLLLSPSAAQPGFISLDCGGARDHTDAIGIQWTSDATFVSGGGQTAQLLLVPNGPQQAQQQLTTVRYFPADNRKYCYTMNVRNRTRYLVRATFLYGNFDNSNVYPKFDISIGASPWSTIVVDDATTPVVEEAIILAAAPTLSVCLSNASTGQPFISTLELRQFNGSLYYTTDETRFFLGLSARINFGAASNDSVRYPDDPFDRIWESDSVRRANYLVDVAPGTERISTTKPIFVGTNEEPPEKVMQTAVVGQDGSLNYRLDLEGFPANAWGVSYFAEIEDLAPNETRKFKLEVPGMPALSKPTVDAEENAQGKYRLYEPGYTNLTLPFVFSFGFRKTNDSSKGPILNALEIYKYVQITMGSQDANIMASMVSRYPQEGWAQEGGDPCLPASWSWVQCSSEASPRVFSITWSGKNITGTIPVELTKLSGLVELRLDGNSFSGQIPDFSECRNLQYIHLENNQLTGELPSSLGDLPNLKEVYVQNNKLSGQVPKALFKRSIILNFSGNSGLHIVSNGISHTIIVICAVIGAIVLLGVAIGCYFITCRRKKKSHEAPAKKLGSYFSEVATESAHRFSLSEIEDATDKFERRIGSGGFGIVYYGKLADGREIAVKLLTNDSYQGIREFLNEVTLLSRIHHRHLVTFLGYSQQDGKNILVYEFMHNGTLKEHLCGADNVKITSWLKRLEIAEDSAKGIEYLHTGCSPTIIHRDLKSSNILLDKNMRATVADFGLSKPAVDGSHVSSIVRGTVGYLDPEYYISQQLTEKSDIYSFGVILLELISGHEPISNDNFGLNCRNIVAWARSHIESGNIHAIVDESLDRGYDLQSVCKIAEVAIMCVKPKGAQRPPISEVLKEIQDAIAIERGPQEMQRSTIQQQLLVSNSNRSMGGAPSSANNNSGSVAVDLEQNGASFDELLMRPGLR; encoded by the exons ATGGCTTCCGgattctccgccgccgccgctgctctcctCCTCCACTTGCACTTccacctgctgctcctcctcctcctctcgccgTCAGCTGCGCAGCCTG GTTTCATCAGCTTGGACTGCGGGGGAGCTCGCGATCACACGGATGCCATCGGGATCCAGTGGACCTCCGACGCCACCTTCGTCTCCGGCGGCGGCCAGACCGCGCAGCTGCTGCTGGTCCCGAACGGCCCGCAGCAGGCCCAGCAGCAGCTCACCACCGTGCGCTACTTCCCCGCGGACAACAGGAAGTACTGCTACACCATGAACGTCAGGAACCGGACACGCTACCTCGTCAGGGCCACTTTCCTCTACGGCAACTTCGACAACAGCAACGTCTACCCCAAGTTCGACATCTCCATCGGCGCGTCTCCCTGGTCAACCATTGTGGTCGACGACGCCACCACACCCGTCGTCGAGGAAGCCATTATCTTGGCTGCTGCTCCCACGCTCAGTGTTTGTCTCTCCAATGCCAGCACGGGACAGCCGTTCATCTCTACTCTCGAGCTTCGACAGTTTAATGGTTCGCTCTACTACACCACTGATGAGACTCGCTTCTTTCTTGGACTCTCTGCGAGGATAAATTTTGGCGCAGCAAGCAATGATTCAGTGAG ATACCCTGATGATCCATTTGATAGAATTTGGGAATCTGATTCTGTGAGGAGAGCAAATTACCTTGTTGATGTTGCTCCAGGGACTGAAAGAATATCAACTACCAAACCCATATTCGTCGGTACCAACGAAGAACCACCTGAAAAGGTCATGCAAACAGCAGTAGTTGGCCAGGATGGGTCCTTGAACTACCGCCTTGATTTGGAAGGTTTCCCGGCAAATGCTTGGGGAGTCTCATATTTTGCAGAAATTGAAGACCTGGCACCAAATGAAACGAGGAAATTTAAGTTAGAGGTCCCTGGCATGCCAGCACTCAGTAAACCAACTGTTGATGCGGAGGAGAATGCTCAAGGGAAATACCGTTTGTATGAACCGGGCTACACGAATTTGACACTCCCGTTTGTTTTCTCGTTTGGGTTCAGGAAGACAAATGATTCTTCAAAGGGGCCTATTTTGAATGCCCTGGAGATTTACAAATATGTCCAAATTACTATGGGATCACAAGATG CAAATATCATGGCCAGCATGGTATCACGATATCCACAGGAAGGTTGGGCACAAGAGGGTGGTGATCCGTGCTTACCAGCATCATGGTCCTGGGTGCAATGTAGTTCAGAAGCTTCTCCAAGGGTATTTTCAAT CACATGGTCTGGGAAGAACATTACAGGAACTATCCCGGTGGAACTGACAAAGCTATCAGGGCTGGTTGAGCT AAGGCTTGATGGTAATTCATTTTCTGGCCAAATTCCTGATTTTAGCGAATGCCGTAATTTGCAGTATAT TCACCTTGAGAACAATCAGTTAACTGGTGAATTGCCATCTTCTTTGGGAGACCTACCTAACCTCAAAGAGGT ATATGTTCAAAACAATAAGCTGTCTGGGCAGGTTCCAAAAGCACTTTTCAAGAGAAGCATTATTTTGAA CTTCTCAGGCAACAGTGGCCTTCACATAGTAAGCAATGGCATTAGCCACACCATAATTGTTATATGTGCGGTGATTGGAGCCATTGTCTTACTGGGCGTTGCTATTGGGTGCTATTTCATTACATGTAGGAGAAAGAAGAAATCTCACGAAG CACCAGCAAAAAAACTTGGTTCATACTTTAGTGAAGTAGCTACAGAATCAGCACACAGATTTTCTTTATCTGAAATTGAAGATGCTACTGACAAATTTGAGAGAAGAATTGGCTCTGGAGGCTTTGGCATAGTATACTATGGGAAGCTGGCTGATGGGAGAGAGATTGCAGTCAAACTTCTCACAAACGACTCCTATCAGGGAATCCGAGAATTCTTGAATGAG GTGACATTGCTTTCCAGAATACATCATAGACACCTGGTTACATTCCTTGGTTACAGTCAACAAGATGGCAAAAACATATTAGTGTATGAGTTCATGCATAATGGGACACTAAAAGAGCACCTCTGTG GAGCTGATAATGTAAAGATAACTAGCTGGCTGAAGCGTCTTGAGATTGCAGAAGATTCTGCAAAAG GTATAGAGTATCTCCACACAGGATGCTCCCCAACAATTATCCATAGAGACCTGAAGAGCAGCAACATTCTCCTAGACAAGAACATGAGAGCAACAGTTGCAGACTTTGGGCTATCGAAACCTGCAGTGGATGGGTCTCATGTGTCAAGTATAGTTCGAGGAACAGTGGGATACCTGGACCCAGA GTACTATATCTCGCAGCAGCTAACAGAGAAGAGCGACATCTACAGCTTTGGTGTGATTTTGCTGGAGCTCATCTCCGGCCATGAACCAATCTCAAATGACAACTTTGGGCTCAACTGCCGTAACATTGTGGCATGG GCCCGATCGCACATCGAGAGCGGGAACATCCACGCCATCGTTGACGAATCATTGGACAGAGGCTATGACCTGCAGTCTGTTTGCAAGATCGCGGAGGTGGCCATAATGTGTGTGAAGCCCAAGGGCGCGCAGAGGCCTCCCATCTCTGAGGTGCTCAAGGAGATCCAGGACGCCATTGCCATCGAGCGGGGACCCCAGGAGATGCAGCGCTCTACCATCCAACAGCAGTTGCTCGTGTCCAACAGCAACAGGTCCATGGGTGGTGCCCCGTCGTCCGCGAACAACAATTCAGGTAGTGTGGCGGTGGACTTGGAGCAGAACGGAGCATCCTTCGACGAGCTGCTCATGCGGCCGGGTCTCAGATGA
- the LOC136487466 gene encoding probable LRR receptor-like serine/threonine-protein kinase At1g67720 isoform X2: MASGFSAAAAALLLHLHFHLLLLLLLSPSAAQPGFISLDCGGARDHTDAIGIQWTSDATFVSGGGQTAQLLLVPNGPQQAQQQLTTVRYFPADNRKYCYTMNVRNRTRYLVRATFLYGNFDNSNVYPKFDISIGASPWSTIVVDDATTPVVEEAIILAAAPTLSVCLSNASTGQPFISTLELRQFNGSLYYTTDETRFFLGLSARINFGAASNDSVRYPDDPFDRIWESDSVRRANYLVDVAPGTERISTTKPIFVGTNEEPPEKVMQTAVVGQDGSLNYRLDLEGFPANAWGVSYFAEIEDLAPNETRKFKLEVPGMPALSKPTVDAEENAQGKYRLYEPGYTNLTLPFVFSFGFRKTNDSSKGPILNALEIYKYVQITMGSQDANIMASMVSRYPQEGWAQEGGDPCLPASWSWVQCSSEASPRVFSITWSGKNITGTIPVELTKLSGLVELRLDGNSFSGQIPDFSECRNLQYIHLENNQLTGELPSSLGDLPNLKEVYVQNNKLSGQVPKALFKRSIILNFSGNSGLHIVSNGISHTIIVICAVIGAIVLLGVAIGCYFITCRRKKKSHEDTVVIAAPAKKLGSYFSEVATESAHRFSLSEIEDATDKFERRIGSGGFGIVYYGKLADGREIAVKLLTNDSYQGIREFLNEVTLLSRIHHRHLVTFLGYSQQDGKNILVYEFMHNGTLKEHLCGADNVKITSWLKRLEIAEDSAKGIEYLHTGCSPTIIHRDLKSSNILLDKNMRATVADFGLSKPAVDGSHVSSIVRGTVGYLDPEYYISQQLTEKSDIYSFGVILLELISGHEPISNDNFGLNCRNIVAWARSHIESGNIHAIVDESLDRGYDLQSVCKIAEVAIMCVKPKGAQRPPISEVLKEIQDAIAIERGPQEMQRSTIQQQLLVSNSNRSMGGAPSSANNNSGSVAVDLEQNGASFDELLMRPGLR; the protein is encoded by the exons ATGGCTTCCGgattctccgccgccgccgctgctctcctCCTCCACTTGCACTTccacctgctgctcctcctcctcctctcgccgTCAGCTGCGCAGCCTG GTTTCATCAGCTTGGACTGCGGGGGAGCTCGCGATCACACGGATGCCATCGGGATCCAGTGGACCTCCGACGCCACCTTCGTCTCCGGCGGCGGCCAGACCGCGCAGCTGCTGCTGGTCCCGAACGGCCCGCAGCAGGCCCAGCAGCAGCTCACCACCGTGCGCTACTTCCCCGCGGACAACAGGAAGTACTGCTACACCATGAACGTCAGGAACCGGACACGCTACCTCGTCAGGGCCACTTTCCTCTACGGCAACTTCGACAACAGCAACGTCTACCCCAAGTTCGACATCTCCATCGGCGCGTCTCCCTGGTCAACCATTGTGGTCGACGACGCCACCACACCCGTCGTCGAGGAAGCCATTATCTTGGCTGCTGCTCCCACGCTCAGTGTTTGTCTCTCCAATGCCAGCACGGGACAGCCGTTCATCTCTACTCTCGAGCTTCGACAGTTTAATGGTTCGCTCTACTACACCACTGATGAGACTCGCTTCTTTCTTGGACTCTCTGCGAGGATAAATTTTGGCGCAGCAAGCAATGATTCAGTGAG ATACCCTGATGATCCATTTGATAGAATTTGGGAATCTGATTCTGTGAGGAGAGCAAATTACCTTGTTGATGTTGCTCCAGGGACTGAAAGAATATCAACTACCAAACCCATATTCGTCGGTACCAACGAAGAACCACCTGAAAAGGTCATGCAAACAGCAGTAGTTGGCCAGGATGGGTCCTTGAACTACCGCCTTGATTTGGAAGGTTTCCCGGCAAATGCTTGGGGAGTCTCATATTTTGCAGAAATTGAAGACCTGGCACCAAATGAAACGAGGAAATTTAAGTTAGAGGTCCCTGGCATGCCAGCACTCAGTAAACCAACTGTTGATGCGGAGGAGAATGCTCAAGGGAAATACCGTTTGTATGAACCGGGCTACACGAATTTGACACTCCCGTTTGTTTTCTCGTTTGGGTTCAGGAAGACAAATGATTCTTCAAAGGGGCCTATTTTGAATGCCCTGGAGATTTACAAATATGTCCAAATTACTATGGGATCACAAGATG CAAATATCATGGCCAGCATGGTATCACGATATCCACAGGAAGGTTGGGCACAAGAGGGTGGTGATCCGTGCTTACCAGCATCATGGTCCTGGGTGCAATGTAGTTCAGAAGCTTCTCCAAGGGTATTTTCAAT CACATGGTCTGGGAAGAACATTACAGGAACTATCCCGGTGGAACTGACAAAGCTATCAGGGCTGGTTGAGCT AAGGCTTGATGGTAATTCATTTTCTGGCCAAATTCCTGATTTTAGCGAATGCCGTAATTTGCAGTATAT TCACCTTGAGAACAATCAGTTAACTGGTGAATTGCCATCTTCTTTGGGAGACCTACCTAACCTCAAAGAGGT ATATGTTCAAAACAATAAGCTGTCTGGGCAGGTTCCAAAAGCACTTTTCAAGAGAAGCATTATTTTGAA CTTCTCAGGCAACAGTGGCCTTCACATAGTAAGCAATGGCATTAGCCACACCATAATTGTTATATGTGCGGTGATTGGAGCCATTGTCTTACTGGGCGTTGCTATTGGGTGCTATTTCATTACATGTAGGAGAAAGAAGAAATCTCACGAAG ACACTGTTGTTATTGCAGCACCAGCAAAAAAACTTGGTTCATACTTTAGTGAAGTAGCTACAGAATCAGCACACAGATTTTCTTTATCTGAAATTGAAGATGCTACTGACAAATTTGAGAGAAGAATTGGCTCTGGAGGCTTTGGCATAGTATACTATGGGAAGCTGGCTGATGGGAGAGAGATTGCAGTCAAACTTCTCACAAACGACTCCTATCAGGGAATCCGAGAATTCTTGAATGAG GTGACATTGCTTTCCAGAATACATCATAGACACCTGGTTACATTCCTTGGTTACAGTCAACAAGATGGCAAAAACATATTAGTGTATGAGTTCATGCATAATGGGACACTAAAAGAGCACCTCTGTG GAGCTGATAATGTAAAGATAACTAGCTGGCTGAAGCGTCTTGAGATTGCAGAAGATTCTGCAAAAG GTATAGAGTATCTCCACACAGGATGCTCCCCAACAATTATCCATAGAGACCTGAAGAGCAGCAACATTCTCCTAGACAAGAACATGAGAGCAACAGTTGCAGACTTTGGGCTATCGAAACCTGCAGTGGATGGGTCTCATGTGTCAAGTATAGTTCGAGGAACAGTGGGATACCTGGACCCAGA GTACTATATCTCGCAGCAGCTAACAGAGAAGAGCGACATCTACAGCTTTGGTGTGATTTTGCTGGAGCTCATCTCCGGCCATGAACCAATCTCAAATGACAACTTTGGGCTCAACTGCCGTAACATTGTGGCATGG GCCCGATCGCACATCGAGAGCGGGAACATCCACGCCATCGTTGACGAATCATTGGACAGAGGCTATGACCTGCAGTCTGTTTGCAAGATCGCGGAGGTGGCCATAATGTGTGTGAAGCCCAAGGGCGCGCAGAGGCCTCCCATCTCTGAGGTGCTCAAGGAGATCCAGGACGCCATTGCCATCGAGCGGGGACCCCAGGAGATGCAGCGCTCTACCATCCAACAGCAGTTGCTCGTGTCCAACAGCAACAGGTCCATGGGTGGTGCCCCGTCGTCCGCGAACAACAATTCAGGTAGTGTGGCGGTGGACTTGGAGCAGAACGGAGCATCCTTCGACGAGCTGCTCATGCGGCCGGGTCTCAGATGA
- the LOC136486034 gene encoding uncharacterized protein isoform X2: MASPAAVLVSNGAICAHAPPSAAAFLDSTPGAYTTARGTLLWWPRHLRRLAESTALLARSHPHLLGLPLRLPRSRALDLDFLSIQSLVNPSVRVAIHEMRTRLPMTKEEHLALTALVRGAGADSISGSGDGLDVFVHVGKYAPPVFGESGARLAVAGRGRDAATAKYAPWARIRKSMEKMRPPGVTELLLTNDGDHILEGAVTNFFVVCQQEERERNGQFSNQTMAAKFEVQTAPLSDGVLPGIIRQIVIEVCHDIGIPVREMSPSWSNNEIWKEAFVTSSLRLIQHVESVQVPLFWEDIQSKTWSDVPWAVKKFQGAGCITTQIQREILKRARRVEYGINSLL; the protein is encoded by the exons ATGGCGTCGCCGGCTGCCGTGCTCGTCAGCAACGGCGCCATCTGCGCACACGCTCCCCCATCCGCCGCCGCCTTCCTCGACTCCACGCCGGGCGCCTACACCACCGCCCGCGGCACCCTCCTCTGGTGGCCGCGCCACCTCCGCCGCCTCGCCGAATCCACCGCGCTCCTCGCCCGTTCTCACCCTCACCTGCTCGGCCTCCCCCTCCGCCTCCCCCGATCGCGCGCCCTCGACCTCGACTTCCTCTCCATCCAGTCCCTCGTCAACCCCTCCGTGCGGGTCGCCATCCACGAGATGCGCACTCGCCTGCCCATGACCAAGGAGGAGCATTTGGCGCTCACTGCCCTGGTCAGAGGAGCAGGAGCCGATTCCATTTCTGGTTCTGGGGACGGCCTCGACGTCTTCGTCCATGTGGGGAAGTATGCCCCGCCGGTCTTCGGAGAATCGGGGGCCAGACTTGCCGTGGCCGGCAGGGGAAGGGACGCCGCCACCGCCAAGTACGCGCCCTGGGCCAG GATTCGGAAGAGTATGGAAAAGATGAGGCCTCCTGGGGTCACAGAGCTCTTGTTGACTAATGACGGGGATCACATTCTTGAAGGCGCTGTCACAAACTTCTTTGTTGTCTGCCAACAG GAGGAACGTGAGAGGAATGGGCAATTCTCTAATCAAACAATGGCTGCTAAGTTTGAAGTGCAAACAGCGCCACTGAGTGATGGAGTCCTCCCTGGGATTATACGCCAGATAGTGATAGA GGTGTGCCATGATATTGGAATCCCAGTACGAGAGATGTCTCCATCGTGGTCCAATAACGAAATTTGGAAAGAAGCATTTGTTACAA GTAGTTTAAGGCTTATCCAGCATGTAGAGTCAGTTCAAGTACCTTTATTTTGGGAGGACATACAATCTAAAACCTGGAGCGATGTACCTTGGGCGGTGAAGAAGTTTCAG GGTGCTGGCTGCATTACCACACAAATTCAG AGGGAAATACTGA
- the LOC136486034 gene encoding uncharacterized protein isoform X1 has product MASPAAVLVSNGAICAHAPPSAAAFLDSTPGAYTTARGTLLWWPRHLRRLAESTALLARSHPHLLGLPLRLPRSRALDLDFLSIQSLVNPSVRVAIHEMRTRLPMTKEEHLALTALVRGAGADSISGSGDGLDVFVHVGKYAPPVFGESGARLAVAGRGRDAATAKYAPWARIRKSMEKMRPPGVTELLLTNDGDHILEGAVTNFFVVCQQEERERNGQFSNQTMAAKFEVQTAPLSDGVLPGIIRQIVIEVCHDIGIPVREMSPSWSNNEIWKEAFVTSSLRLIQHVESVQVPLFWEDIQSKTWSDVPWAVKKFQGAGCITTQIQVSSSSQDLVDLLLLNTCDS; this is encoded by the exons ATGGCGTCGCCGGCTGCCGTGCTCGTCAGCAACGGCGCCATCTGCGCACACGCTCCCCCATCCGCCGCCGCCTTCCTCGACTCCACGCCGGGCGCCTACACCACCGCCCGCGGCACCCTCCTCTGGTGGCCGCGCCACCTCCGCCGCCTCGCCGAATCCACCGCGCTCCTCGCCCGTTCTCACCCTCACCTGCTCGGCCTCCCCCTCCGCCTCCCCCGATCGCGCGCCCTCGACCTCGACTTCCTCTCCATCCAGTCCCTCGTCAACCCCTCCGTGCGGGTCGCCATCCACGAGATGCGCACTCGCCTGCCCATGACCAAGGAGGAGCATTTGGCGCTCACTGCCCTGGTCAGAGGAGCAGGAGCCGATTCCATTTCTGGTTCTGGGGACGGCCTCGACGTCTTCGTCCATGTGGGGAAGTATGCCCCGCCGGTCTTCGGAGAATCGGGGGCCAGACTTGCCGTGGCCGGCAGGGGAAGGGACGCCGCCACCGCCAAGTACGCGCCCTGGGCCAG GATTCGGAAGAGTATGGAAAAGATGAGGCCTCCTGGGGTCACAGAGCTCTTGTTGACTAATGACGGGGATCACATTCTTGAAGGCGCTGTCACAAACTTCTTTGTTGTCTGCCAACAG GAGGAACGTGAGAGGAATGGGCAATTCTCTAATCAAACAATGGCTGCTAAGTTTGAAGTGCAAACAGCGCCACTGAGTGATGGAGTCCTCCCTGGGATTATACGCCAGATAGTGATAGA GGTGTGCCATGATATTGGAATCCCAGTACGAGAGATGTCTCCATCGTGGTCCAATAACGAAATTTGGAAAGAAGCATTTGTTACAA GTAGTTTAAGGCTTATCCAGCATGTAGAGTCAGTTCAAGTACCTTTATTTTGGGAGGACATACAATCTAAAACCTGGAGCGATGTACCTTGGGCGGTGAAGAAGTTTCAG GGTGCTGGCTGCATTACCACACAAATTCAGGTTAGTTCTTCTTCACAAGATTTAGTAGATCTTCTTTTATTGAACACTTGTGATAGCTGA